Part of the Pseudobacteroides sp. genome is shown below.
TAACTGGATATGAGGATTTAAGAAACGAAATGGAGTGTCATTCTGTAAAAAGAGTTTTTGTCAAGCTATTCATGAGTTCGTCTGCTTCAGGCGTCTGTGCTTACCAGTTTGAGTCCAAAAGCGGCAGGGAGCTATTAAGTTCTACCATTGAAATAGGTCAGATAGAAGGCCAACTTGCTTTCTATAATTCATTAAAAATTAAAAGATACACTGAGAAAAGTAAAATTAAAGCAGTTTTGGACTGGATCTGCAGTCAGGGAGCACAGGTGGAGGCATGGATTCCAAAGGCTGGCATTGATGGATATGCTTTTGATCTAAGGGTGCTTGTTGTGGGAAAAAAGGCTGCCCATATAGTGCCGCGACTAAGTAAAAGCCCTATGACCAATCTTCATCTAGGGAATAAAAGAGGGGATATTAATTTGCTCGGCCTTACCAAAAGAGAGATTGAGGAGGCTTTGGCTCAAGCGGAAAAGGCTTCGGCAGTGTTTCCCAACTCCCACTATATGGGTATTGATGTGCTGATAGCTTCAGGCAGCCATAAGCCTTATATTATTGATGTGAATGCTTTTGGTGACTTGCTGCCCGGGATAGTCTATAATGGAATGGATACCTATACTTATGAGATAGCCAAGTTTAATTGCAAAACATAAAGATGGTGATATAAAAATGATAAACATGAATGAGATAGTTGGAAGCCATAATATATTATTTATTACTATTGATACATTAAGATATGACGTGGCTGTATATGAGGAAGCGAATAATAACACGCCCAATATAAGCCGTTTAGGCAAATGGGAGAAAAGGCATTCTCCAGGAAGCTTTACATATGCAGCACATCAGGCTTTTTTTGCAGGGTTTCTTCCCACACCAGTGTCTCTTGGCAGGCATGAAAGGCTTTTTTCTGTAAGGTTTCCCGGAAGTGAAACCACAGGTGGTAATACATGCGTTTTTGATGCCCCTAACATAGTTTCGGGACTTGAAAGTCGGGGATATCATACTGTTTGTGTTGGAGGAGTGGGTTTTTTTAATAAGGCATCCCCTTTGGGCAATGTTATTCCATCACTTTTTAATGAGAGCTACTGGGATACCGGTTTAGGTGTTACCGACAGGAATTCTACCAGAAATCAGGTTGAATGCTGCCTTAATGCATTAAAAAATATTGATGTATCTAAAAAGGTTTTCCTATTTCTGAATGTGTCCGCTCTGCACCAACCAAACTATTTTTATTTGGAAGGTGCGAAGAGTGACAGCATTGAGAGCCATGCGGCGGCATTAAGGTATGTTGATTGTGAGCTTAAGCACCTTTTTAGCACATTTGCACAAAGGGGCCGGGGTTTTGGAATAATCTGTTCAGATCATGGAACGGCTTATGGAGAGGACGGGTATTATGGCCACAGGCTTGCCCATGAGGTTGTCTGGACAGTTCCTTATATGGAGTTTGTATTTGTCTAGGGAATTATAGCGATTTTGTTTTTTATAAATTTTTTTTATAAATTATATGTCAAATATAAGATGGGGGAGAGGTAGTAGATTTGCAGCAAAGCATTAAAGAATTGGAAATATTATTGAAGGGTGACCCGTATAAATCCTATTTGTATTCATACCCTCATAAAACTGCTTATGGCAAATTTGATCCTTTGCCGATAGAAAGCCTTTGGAAGGATGAAAGTAAAAAATCCTTGTTTCTGTATACACATATTCCTTTTTGCAGATCCAAGTGCGGCTACTGCAATCTTCTGTCTATTTGCGAAAAAGATGATAATTTCCATGAGATTTATGTAAATGCTTTAGAAAGGCAAGCTAAAGACATAAAGGAAGCTATAGGTCCCCTGTCCTTCGCAGGGTTTGCTATTGGAGGAGGGACCCCTACAATCCTTAGTGAAAGTAACTTGGAAAGGCTTTTCGATATTGCCCGAAGCATCCTTGTGGTGGATACC
Proteins encoded:
- a CDS encoding STM4014 family protein: MKRDYIIIGNPENRRVEFFQRALVGQGMKPAKVLSYEEIFKRKLEIGGLIDTNSIVRIESPGENFNVERGIIALGCESGDIREDVGEGDIRAGDLRKLEYEKGRILYPSCWYLGFTRLQEAIWKVSSKVQGLRWMNYPPEILTMFNKPVCQQLLDSKLVPVPRRLGKVTGYEDLRNEMECHSVKRVFVKLFMSSSASGVCAYQFESKSGRELLSSTIEIGQIEGQLAFYNSLKIKRYTEKSKIKAVLDWICSQGAQVEAWIPKAGIDGYAFDLRVLVVGKKAAHIVPRLSKSPMTNLHLGNKRGDINLLGLTKREIEEALAQAEKASAVFPNSHYMGIDVLIASGSHKPYIIDVNAFGDLLPGIVYNGMDTYTYEIAKFNCKT
- a CDS encoding STM4013/SEN3800 family hydrolase, encoding MINMNEIVGSHNILFITIDTLRYDVAVYEEANNNTPNISRLGKWEKRHSPGSFTYAAHQAFFAGFLPTPVSLGRHERLFSVRFPGSETTGGNTCVFDAPNIVSGLESRGYHTVCVGGVGFFNKASPLGNVIPSLFNESYWDTGLGVTDRNSTRNQVECCLNALKNIDVSKKVFLFLNVSALHQPNYFYLEGAKSDSIESHAAALRYVDCELKHLFSTFAQRGRGFGIICSDHGTAYGEDGYYGHRLAHEVVWTVPYMEFVFV